GCTGTGCCGCTGAAGTTCGCTGAAGGAGAAAAAGTGAGTCCGTTCAGGGCAGCGTTGATATTGGCAGCCGTTCCCGTAAAGACCATATTTGAGCTGTTGGTACCGCTACCTGCAGTGAACGTCAAACCGTTCGTTTGACTTAACGACATAGTGCCATTGGCTGATGTCAAAGTAACCTGAAGGGTGCTTGAGCTTGCGTCTACATCACCTACAGAGATCTGATTGCCATTGGCGGCCGAGAAAGTCAGTAGAGAGTCTTCATTGACGGAAGCTGTCGCAGGAACCTGGTTGACGGGAGCGTCGTTGAAGGCTGAGACAGTGAAAGTCACAGTTGCCGTGTCAGTACCTCCGCTTTTGTTTTGTACTGTAAATGAAAAGCCATCCTGACCGCTAAAATTGGCATTCGGTGTGTATTTGAATGAACCATCGGCATTGACATACTCCAAGTTACCATGGGCAGGAGATGTATAGCTTAAGACTTTTGCTCCGCCATTGGGATCGACGATGTTAGTCAAAAGCCCTGTTTGAGCGGGAACAATCAGTGAATTGTCTTCCGATAGAGAATACGATTGATCTTTAGCATCGACACTTGCTGTCGTATCAAGACCCCATAACTCTTGCCCCGTGGAACCATCATCGGCACTGAAATAGAGTTTGGTTCCGGAAACAGTTAAATTAGTGGGTGCTGATCCTGTCGTGTCTGCACGAATATCTTTAACCAGAACCGTTCCCGAGCTTGTACCGTCTGTCACCCACACTTCCGTGCCTTTATCGGTTGTGGTGGCTGTAAAATAGATCTTCCCGTTGAAAGCTGTCAGCTGCTGAGGTGATGACCCTGAGCTTCCAGTTTCAATCTCAGCAATTTGCTCTGTTCCCGCTGTCGTGCCATCGCTTTTCCACAGTTCGACATTACCTGTCGAGGAAGCGGCCGCAAAATAGAGCGTGTTGTTTAAAACAGTCAAACCAGAAGGAGAGGAAGAACCTGTTCCGGAAGAAATATCTTTCACAATGACAGTCCCTGCGGCCGTTCCGTCGCTCTTCCAGAGCTCGCTTCCCTGAGTCGATGTGGTGGCGGCAAAGTAGAGGTTGCCATTCATCACAACGGGTTTCGTCATCGAAGAGCCGTCTTTTCCGGAAAAGATATCTTTGACAAGAGTCGTCCCGACAGCCGTTCCGTCACTCTTCCAGAGCTCAGGGCCGCTTGAGCCATCATCGGCGGTAAAGTAAAGAGTACCATTCAGATTGATCAGGTTGGTTGGATCAGATGAAACGCCACCGTTGCGGATCTCCTTTACCAGTTTAGTTCCCCCTGCTGTACCATCAGTCACCCACAGCTCAGTACCGGAAGCGCCTGTCGTCGCGGCAAAGAAAACCTTCCCCCCCGCTTCAGTAAACTGCGTGGGGTTGCTGGAAGGCGATCCGTTGCGCACATCAGCAATCATATATGTACCGGAGGAAGTGCCATCGCTGCGCCACACTTCCGTTCCATTCGAGGGATCGGAGGCGCTGAAGTACAAAATGCCGCTAATGTTTGTTAAGCCGGTGGGGTTAGAGCTCCCGTTAGTTGTATAGATATTTTTAACAAGAGTAGTCCCTGCAGCTGTTCCGTCGCTCTTCCAGAGCTCAACGCCATTTGATCCATCATCCGCTGTAAAGAATAACGTTCCGTTGACATTAGTGAGGTTTCCGGGAGATGATGATAGAGTTCCTGGGTTAATATCTTTCACCAAGACAGTTCCTGCCGCACTTCCATCACTTTTCCAAAGCTCCAGACCATTGGTGGAAGTGGTCGCCGTAAAGTAAAGCGTTCCATTCACGTCGACAAAATTGGCAGGAGAGGAGGCACCCGATGCGTTAATATCGGCAATTTGATAGGCGGTATTATCCAGAACCTGATTCCAAGCGCTCAAGCGCTCCGTATTGAAATAGGTCTTTGCAACATCGACCCCACCCTTTTCAAGAACCCAGTCTCCACCGGCGGCTTCGCTCCCTGTCAAGTTATTGGATGCCGCCACTTTGATGTCGGAGCCATCGTCATCGTGGTCCACCACCTGATCGATCTGTGCGATCAGTTGCAAGCCCTTGTCGGTTGAAACTAAGTTGCAGGCCAAGATGTCGACACGGCCATCATCCTTGACCATGTTCCCAACTTCATTCCAAAACTTCTGCAACCCGGTATCATTTTCAATGGTTTCAGCCGAAACCACCTTGCCTTGCGTCAGGTGGAAACCATCCGCTTCGCCAAATCCGGCAAAGGCAATGCTGTCGGCCTGCTCGCCATCCAACGTTTGTGCAATTTTTGCAGTTAACATCTCGGTAGTGGTCGTCGAAGCGTCATAATAAACGATCTTGACCCCGTTAAGTGCCGCTTGCGATAGTGTTGTGGCATCTCGAATTTCTGACGAAACAACAAGCACCCTAATTCCGTCTGCTTGGTTTTGAATAGGATCTATGGTCTGCGCGAGCGACAAACCGTCTGTTTCATGGTCGCTTTCATCTTGACCAGCCTGCTGTTTGTGACTTCCAATGTTAGAATCTTTTGCCGCTTGATTACTATCGGTTTGCTTGGCATCCGATGATTTTTCACTGCTTTGATGCTGGGCGCTGGCAGGGTCATTTGAACCGGTGGAGCTGCTGCTTTCTACTTGCTGAACAAAATCAACCATAGCGGCGGCATCGAATAAAATCCTCTCATCCAATGGGATAATTCTAAACTGCTTCATGGGTTCGTTCTTTGGCTCGTCTTTCATAAAAATAGCTCACAGCTAGCTGGTGAATGAAAACGGGAAAACAAAAGACTCATACGCGAGACTGCTCTAAAACTGATACTTTATGATTTTCCCGCTGAATTAGCTCACAGGCAATTTCAGCAGCAAAGTGCATATTGGAGTTTTAGTATAGGCTCTAAGTCCTCTCTCTCCCCTCTTTTCACGGTAAACCATCCTGATTAAATTTGAAAATTTAACTTTACAGGCGGTTAACAAAGGGATCTCGTCAATAAATCGACATGTATCTCCACAAACCCAACACCAACTCATCTGACAAATATAGAAAGACTTAGAAACTAACCACAATTCTCAAACTGTGATTGAAACCGTGAGAAATCGGCCTAAATTCAAAAACTGAACACTGACCGTAAAAAGGCCCAGGGACGGCGTGCAAGCCAATAGAAAACAGAAACGCGAGGCCCATAAAGAGTTGCGCTCCCCTTAAGCCCGAGCTGTTCATGTTCAGGAGATTTTACCCACTCAGCTTCAGCAACGAAGCTGGGAATGGAATGATCATCCAGCACGGACTCGGATGAAAGAAAGGAAAGTTGGGCCCTGTATGTCTTTTCAGGGGATATGTTGAGGAGAATTTTGATATCTTTTTCGGGATCAATAAAAACATTGTCCCCTTCCGGAATCCAAATTTTGACCATCGATTTTTTAGGATCGGTGATCGTCAATACCTTCTCCCCTATTTTGACAGGGTTGCCGCGCCATTTATCGGGGTCGTCAATCTGGACGATGCCATCCTCGGGAGCCCTAACATCCAACTCTTGGACTCTGTGTTCCGCCAAGTCCAAATAACTCTGAGCCTTATTAAGCCGATGCTTAAGAACCGCAAGCTGCTCTTGCTGCTCTTGGTCTTCAAGGCCAAGAATGTAGGACCTTTCCAGCTGAGCCTTTAGGACACGCACCTCTTCTTCCGCGGCCTTAAGCTCTTGTAAAGTCTCTTTACTGTCGTAGCTAAAAAGAATATCTCCTTTCCTGACTACTTTTCCGGGATCAGCCGTCACATTTTCGATGATGCCATCCAACGGAGCCGCAATCACATAAGGATCTTTGGCAATCACTTCACAAGGTGCAGAAATGGGTAAGTCGATAGGAATGATAAATACGATCAAAGCAGCAGCAGTGACAATCACGGCTGTTTTTCTTGTCAGAAGAGCTTTCCAGTGAAATTGTGAATTAAAGCGATCCCATGCCGTGGCATAGTTCTTCATCAAAAATCCAATGATGACCTGCTCATCTTCCAGCCACTCTTGCTTTCTCCAGCGCTCTAAGAGAAGCCCTAAATTAGCCTCGCCCTGAATCGGGATCGGAAGCCACAACAAACTAGGCCGCTCGGGAGACGGCTCCCCCTTTACCATCCCAAATACTTTGGTCTCTTTTTTATTATCGAATGTCGACAGCTCATTTTTAAGATATTGAAACTGTTCAGCATCGGGATTGAATTGGGAAGTGCCTGAAACACCTACAAGCTCGGCATCTCCATCAATTTTCCAAAGTGTCGCCCGCTGATATTGAATAATGCGGATTGTCTCATTTAGAATCAGGAAAATTAGCTGTTGCCTCGTCTTGGAAGTGTTTGCCGAGTAAGAAAGCCTGTTGATTGTCGCAAGCAGATGGACAGCTTTCCAGCTGGCGGCATCTTGTGATTTTCCTTCTTCGGGCATAGTACTCCAACGAACCGTTTTCGAGTTTTTACCGAACGCATCTCAAAATTTATTTTTCAACTCAGGGAAAAACAAATTTTGAGACGCCTTCGGTATACCACTAAAGAGCGGAGAATTCAAATGGATACCGAGGCGAACTTAAAAATTTGAAACAATGAGGGCGCTTCGGTGAAAAGGTCTTGATCGCATGATTTTTATACAAAACATTTTACGAGATCTCACAAGAAGGGGTTCAATCTTCATCATGCCCCATGCGCATCTCAATGTTTGTCCATTTACGCATTAAGTCGCGCCACTTCGCTGCCTCCTCATATTCCATCGCCTGTGCAGCTTTTTTCATTTTCGATTCATATTCTTTAACTCGTTCGCGTACACTGTCAGCATCTAACGAAACAGAAGACTCCTCCTCTTCTTTTGCCTTCTTGCGCCCTTTGGGAGACTTCTTACTATCTTCAGTCACAGACTCATACTCTTCCACGAGAGCATTGATGCTTCTGAACACCGTTTTAGGAGTGATCCCATGCTCCTTGTTGTATTTATCTTGTATCTCTCGTCTCGTTTTTGTGATCAGAAGGGCCCTTTTAATGGATGCGGTCTCTTTGTCGGCATACATGACGACCTTTCCCTCGCTATTGCGCGCCGCCCTGCCGCATGTCTGGATGAGAGCCGTCTCGCTTCTTAAAAAGCCCTCCTTATCAGCGTCCAGGATAGCAACAAGCGATACCTCTGGAATATCAAGACCTTCTCTCAGCAGGTTAATACCAACAAGTACATCAAATTTTCCAAGACGAAGCTCATGAATAATTTGCATTCTCTCTAAAGTATCGATATCGGAATGCAGATACTTCGCTTTAATGCCCAGGTCGTTCAGATAACCGGTCAACTCTTCGGCGAGGCGCTTAGTCAACGTTGTCACCAAGACCCGGGCGCCCTTTTCCGTCCTCTCTTTGATCAGCTCAAGACAGTCGTCTACCTGCGATGAAGCGGGTTTAATCTCAACAACAGGATCCAGAAGTCCTGTGGGACGGATAATCTGCTCGACAACGACGCCATTTGATTCGCGAATTTCCCATGGGGAGGGGGTTGCGGAAACATAAATTACCTGGTTAAAGCGGTCGTAGC
This genomic stretch from Estrella lausannensis harbors:
- a CDS encoding ELWxxDGT repeat protein, producing the protein MKDEPKNEPMKQFRIIPLDERILFDAAAMVDFVQQVESSSSTGSNDPASAQHQSSEKSSDAKQTDSNQAAKDSNIGSHKQQAGQDESDHETDGLSLAQTIDPIQNQADGIRVLVVSSEIRDATTLSQAALNGVKIVYYDASTTTTEMLTAKIAQTLDGEQADSIAFAGFGEADGFHLTQGKVVSAETIENDTGLQKFWNEVGNMVKDDGRVDILACNLVSTDKGLQLIAQIDQVVDHDDDGSDIKVAASNNLTGSEAAGGDWVLEKGGVDVAKTYFNTERLSAWNQVLDNTAYQIADINASGASSPANFVDVNGTLYFTATTSTNGLELWKSDGSAAGTVLVKDINPGTLSSSPGNLTNVNGTLFFTADDGSNGVELWKSDGTAAGTTLVKNIYTTNGSSNPTGLTNISGILYFSASDPSNGTEVWRSDGTSSGTYMIADVRNGSPSSNPTQFTEAGGKVFFAATTGASGTELWVTDGTAGGTKLVKEIRNGGVSSDPTNLINLNGTLYFTADDGSSGPELWKSDGTAVGTTLVKDIFSGKDGSSMTKPVVMNGNLYFAATTSTQGSELWKSDGTAAGTVIVKDISSGTGSSSPSGLTVLNNTLYFAAASSTGNVELWKSDGTTAGTEQIAEIETGSSGSSPQQLTAFNGKIYFTATTTDKGTEVWVTDGTSSGTVLVKDIRADTTGSAPTNLTVSGTKLYFSADDGSTGQELWGLDTTASVDAKDQSYSLSEDNSLIVPAQTGLLTNIVDPNGGAKVLSYTSPAHGNLEYVNADGSFKYTPNANFSGQDGFSFTVQNKSGGTDTATVTFTVSAFNDAPVNQVPATASVNEDSLLTFSAANGNQISVGDVDASSSTLQVTLTSANGTMSLSQTNGLTFTAGSGTNSSNMVFTGTAANINAALNGLTFSPSANFSGTA
- a CDS encoding efflux RND transporter periplasmic adaptor subunit, yielding MPEEGKSQDAASWKAVHLLATINRLSYSANTSKTRQQLIFLILNETIRIIQYQRATLWKIDGDAELVGVSGTSQFNPDAEQFQYLKNELSTFDNKKETKVFGMVKGEPSPERPSLLWLPIPIQGEANLGLLLERWRKQEWLEDEQVIIGFLMKNYATAWDRFNSQFHWKALLTRKTAVIVTAAALIVFIIPIDLPISAPCEVIAKDPYVIAAPLDGIIENVTADPGKVVRKGDILFSYDSKETLQELKAAEEEVRVLKAQLERSYILGLEDQEQQEQLAVLKHRLNKAQSYLDLAEHRVQELDVRAPEDGIVQIDDPDKWRGNPVKIGEKVLTITDPKKSMVKIWIPEGDNVFIDPEKDIKILLNISPEKTYRAQLSFLSSESVLDDHSIPSFVAEAEWVKSPEHEQLGLKGSATLYGPRVSVFYWLARRPWAFLRSVFSF